The DNA sequence CAACGTGCTCCAACATGGCTAATATTGAGAGACTCACGTAAACAAATAAAGTGGAATCTTGGAAAacaagaaattaaagaaaaatacaagaaGGAAAATAGATTAGATAAAAATGATTAGTCATTTCCCATAGACCATGTTACAGACGGAATATTTGTAGGGAACCAAGCCTATATTCTTGGTTTATCATGATTGAAGAGACTGCAATAAGTGAAAAGTGTATTATTTCTCATAATTGCAGGGGTTTTCCTGTCTTAATTATTGAACCTAATTAGCTACTAATTTGTCAAATACAGAATATTAGTATTTTGCATGGAGATGATTAAGAGATTTTCATTTGCTACCACATGGTTTAGCACCCTTTCGTTAATAGGAGCCAGTTTAAGATAACgtacattgttgtgaactatagATTTGCTTTATTCAAATCAAACTCATTTTATCTTTTAAATAAGAATAAATGCTAATGTCGTAAATTAATGATTAAAATATCCGTGGCAGGACAAGTTATTATCTGTGGGAGCAATGTGCATATATTTATGAGAAATAATTGAACTGTCGTCGTCTAGTTTTTTTCATGTGCTGTAGACTTATTAAAGTGAGTTGGCCTTGTTTATACTAGTAGCTAGTATTATGAGCAAGACGACCTACTATGCTAGATTCATTTTCTTCACCTATTATTTAGTGAGAATTAAAATAATGCACTCCAATCATGAGACATACATTGCACTGCCCCTATTAAGTGGAAAAACCTAATGCATATATATTTGCATAATGTGGTATAAATAATAAGTTATATATACTAATGGTATTAGGTATAGTTATTATTATTAGTgtaatttaacttataataactACTACTCCATTAGTTATCGTTTTATTATGTTCTCATTTAATATCTATCATTAAAATTTACATATACTAATCTTATATGTAATTAACTTGATCGtgtaaatatattgaatacaatCAATGCATATAATTTTAGCATCCTTAGTTATATTACTAATCTTATAGTGTGCTGGTGGTTAAAAGCAAAAAGTATAAAAGCTTATTTCCTCACTGAAATATTTAGGCCAAACTCGTAGACGGCCCCTTATATATGAGTCTTGACCAAGATTTTAGTATTGTAACTTATTTGATGTTGCAGGATACAGAAATTCACCTGCCGAATTTATACCAAAAAGTTTATAATCTTTCTTAAAGAGGTATCATCAGCCTCTATTTCAAGACATGAATTCCATCAATTTTAGAGTTAGTTTTAAAAAATTTACTAAGAGTTTTTCCATATTAGTTCATCTAGACCATACATAATGTGTATTTTTAAGCTTCAATTGTGATCATTATGTTACACTTACAATGATCAAAGTTGAATTATTGGGAAGCAACAATGGAATTTAAATTTCCCCCCCTCATAATTTCGACTTAGATTGTTTTTTGCAGTCCGTCTTTTGTGGGATTTGCTTCGGCCCCTCTAAATACTCGATCCTATACTATATGTACCATTATGGTAAAATGATTAATCTTGTTCGTAGGCAATTGCATGTCTGTCTTTTATGAGTACCATTATCGTACAAGTGAACAATGATTAATCTTATTGGAGTATTTGATTTGATATGGGTAAAGTTGATTCTATTTTATAtggtaaaaaaataaaccaaagtttcCTGCAGTGGTGAAGAATATACAGTAACTGTGATGAATTAATATCTACTGATGTGATAGCACAATCTTTGTGACATTGAAAAGAAGATTCAGTAGGTACATCATAACAATAATTGAACTGGGACAAGttcaaattttaataaatttctgaTCAAAATTGTTCAATTGGTAATTCTTGCTAAAACtcaataaaaaatatatactatAATGCTCACATTCACAGTTATTTGTACTCTTATTTGAAATGATAGGATTCCAAGTGCACAGTTTAACTTAATTTGAATTCAATTATTGATTATtgaacaattgaaataaaacatACATATCTAAAGTGAATCATATTTTTTACAATTAAAGATATTTTTAAGTAGTAACACAAAttagtttaaaaaataattagcACTCTGCAGAAGATAAGAGTACTTTATAGGCTAATTTTCACGAAAAAAACAAGATTTATTGGTGAGGGGATTTTATAAATGGGCTTGGTTTTTGGAGGGATGTTGTTTCCCATAGTCATTCTGATCAAGAAATTACCGACTATGTTATATAGGGTAAAGTATTGGTCAATTAAGAACTCTTATATCCAACATATGAAAGTAGCCGAGataaggatgttgaggtggatgtgcgggcattcTAGCAGAGATaaaattaggaatgaagttatccGAGACAAGGTAGGAGTGGCCCcagtggaggacaagatgcgtgAAGTGAGGTTAAGATGGTACGGGTATGTGAGAAGAAGAGCCGATGATGCCTCCGTGAGGAGTTGTGAGAGATTGGTTGTGGTGAGCACGAGGAGAGATAGAGGTAGGCttaagaagtattggggtgaggtgattaggGAGGACATGATTAAGCTTTAGCTTACTGGAGACTTGACCCTAGATAGggggtgtggaggtcgagtattagggtatAAGCTTAGGGGATAGTTGGGTGTATCTCTTTGTCATCCTAGTGGCAGTAATATTAGTCCTGTAGTCTTTTTTCTCTCTTTCCTCTACGTAGAGCTATATCCCTACCAGTTAGTTCTTTCGCTTCAATTATTTTACTATACCACTCTTGTTTATATATCGATGTTGTTATTGCTTATTGctactgtttcttttcattttgtcTTTGAACCGAGGGTCTTCGGAAAAAGCCTCTCTACCTCCTGCTCCTTTTCATTTTGTCCCTGAGCCGATGGTCTTCGGAAAAAGCCTCTCTACCTCCacgaggtaggggtaaggtctgcgtacacactatcctctccagactccacttgtgagattatattgggtatgttattgttattattgttgattcAGATCAAGAAATTGCATCAGATGGACATTTTTAGAACCAACATTTATATttgattttaattaaaatttttgGTACAATAGCTTCACTGTCAAAATTTAAAACTCGTTGCTAGAATTTTGAAGCATACTACCAGAAtttttccatatgaaaatactaacgATTGTCATGTTTTCTGACAAATCCTGGTGTTCATCATATGAAATTTTTTGACGATTGTCATTTTTGTAAATCTTGGGAATTACTGTATGAAAATTTCTTACGATTGCCATTTGTGATAAATCCTAGTTATCACATTATAAAAAATTATGGTGATTGCTATATTTTTGTAGTAAATTTTAATGATCATCATATCAGAAATTCTGATGGTTATTAGGAGCACTTGCCAAAATTTTGGCAAAAGCTATTTTTCTATAACTTTGTTTACAagggttaaaaattaataatgacACCAAAATGTCCATTTGTAACTAATAATTAATAATGTCCGTAAAAACCATCTCCACAGAAGAAAATGTAAtcgattttatttaaattaaaataaacTCCTCTGTAACCAGCTGAGCCTTCCCGCAGATGATAAATCACTCCCTAACTTATGGCACAACTCCTTCCCACGTTCTCTCTGTAACATATAAAACCAGCTCCATTGACTCCCCATTCACACTTCCCTTACCTTTTTCCCTCTCTTTCCACCACCACCACTGTAACCGTCGCCGGCGGCTCAGCTTCCGTTACGGTTTTACTGTACCTCACCGGACACGGCATATTCTCCAGTTTGCCGCCAATGGCGCTACAGAGACAACCTAGTGATCTCAAAAATAGAGTGAATACATGCCTCAATAGATTATCCGACCGTGATACTCTCACTGTTGCGACGAATGAGCTCGAGTCAATAGCTAGAAATCTTAACAGTGAAGGTTTTGGTGCATTCTTGACTTGTATTTCTAGTACGGACTCTTCTGATAAATCTCCGGTGCGCCGGCAATGCGTTCGGCTTATCGGCGTGCTCTCGGCTTCTCACGGCGACGCTCTTTCACCGCATCTCGTTAAAATGCTCTCCTCCGTCCTTCGGCGACTTCGTGACCCTGACTCTGCCGTTCGTTCGGCCTGTGTAGAAGCTGTTTCGTCAATTGCGTCAGAAATCACTCAACCGCCGTTTTCGTCTATTTTGAAGCCTTTAATAGACGCTATTATGCACGAACAGGATATTAACTCGCAGATCGGAGCTTCATTGTGTCTCGCGGCAGCGATTGAAGCGTCGCCTGATCCTGAGCCGGCGGAGCTGAAGAAACTGCTGCCGAAGTTGTTGAAATTGGTGAAGAATGATAGCTTTAAAGCGAAACCGGCGTTGTTGTCGCTCATTGGTAGTGTTGTGAGTGTTGGTGGTGCTTCGAGTAAAAATGTGTTGAATAGCATAGTTCCTATTACGGTTGAGTTTCTGAGTAGTTATGATTGGACTGTGCGGAAAGCCGCGGCGGAGACATTAGGAAGACTAGCGGTCGCTGAAAGAGAGTTGTTGTCAGAGTTGAAGGCCTTCTGCATCACGTCACTGGATAACAAAAGATTCGATAAGGTACAAATTACACTACATTTGTTGTTCCAATTTCGAAAATTTAATCGTAAATTCAaatttttaagttttaaaaataaaatttacatatttggaAAAGTACTGCATATAAGCAAAAATAATTAACacttcaaaatatataaaaaatttaaacttattttgataaattggaaCAAACAGAtttgaaattaaaaagaaaaattggCTTATTGGATACTGCTTTAAATCTACAGGTGAAGGTTGTGAGAGAAACGATGAATCGGGCGTTAGAATGGTGGAACGAAGTTCCAGGTACTTCAGATGATGTTTTGCCTCAATCACTATCCAAGTTTCCCCCGAAAGGTAACATTCAATAAATGCTAACCTTTTCTGTGGAAAATTAAAGGTTCCGGTATTAAAGACAATTCCTATGTGAGAAGCTAGCCTAGGTGCTTGAATTCCCCTAGTTTTCATGAGGTATTATATTTTAATACCTAATATTTTTCTTCTAAGCAATCAGAGAGATGCGAGGATTCAAAATGGCTAGTGATGTTAAAAGAGAGCAATTAACAATGCTCAAATAGGATCTAGTTTCGAGTTTGTTACAGAGCTAAGTTTATATTGTATGGTGAACTCGCTAGTACCTTTGACGAAACTAATAGCCTGTTTAATTTTTTTgggccaattttttttttttttttttttttgccaaaagtgcttttgtcaaaaaattgaggtgtttggccaaacttttaaaaagaaaaaaagtgtttttgaggagaagcagaaacagATTTTGAGAGCATAAAAATGTAGTTTCTCTCCGCACTTTTCTAAGAATCACTTTTGACGAAATATACTTATaagcagttttcaaaagtttggtcaaacactaattactactccaaaatacttttcaaattaattagccaaacacaaaccaattctcaccaaaagtacttttttgaaaaatacttttgaaaaaaacacttttcaaaataagcacttctcaaaataagcacaTTTTAGTAGCTTGGCCAAACCGGCTATAAGTTAATCtcaactcaaaaaaaaaaaattattcacaAAGTAgttgtttaattttttttccctTGATCATGAACTAAAATGTCATTTTATTATTCGAAAAATATATtcaattttataaattatatgtGATGGCACTATAGCTACTTGAAAGCATGGAAATAGCGAAtaaaagatttaaaaatttaGAATTTGTATTTAATATAATGTACAAGATGCGTAGTAATAATTACCCACTGTTAAGTACTAAAATTTTAGGTTTAAAGTAAAAAATAAGAGATAGAAATACATGTCGTATATGGCGCAAACACTAGTTTCCTTGTATGGCGACTGACTAAAGTTGAATCTGATTTCCTAACACTATGGAAATGTTTGCTTAAAAGGAAGCTTTTATTGAAGATTGTTGGTTGGTAGGATAAGAGATTTTTTTGTTGGGTAAGAGTTACACATAGGCCAGTCTGGTTGCAAATTGGGAAGATGGTTACATATGTCTAGGCCTGCACAATTTAAAACTTGTAAACTCCTTTTCTTCTTAAAAATTCTTTTCTAGTTTAAATTTTCCGGACAAAACGCTTGTTATTACTAATTGATTATTAATGACATGCTATACACATGCACAGAAACACATCTTGTCAGATGAGTCCAGGTCCAGGGAATCTTGGGCTTTAACCATTTGTTCCCGGTTTCCTTGTCTGAAAAATGCAATCCTTTTAGTAACTAAACTATTTCAACCACATTTGCGTCACAGTAACTTTGTTCCAAGCTTTGGTTATAGTGAGCTTTCAGGCTATTCTCCCTTGTCAAATGTTGTATCTTCGTCTTATCCTAATTGCTGTTTTTATGTTTACTGTAACGTAATTGTATGACATGTTTCTACAAGAGATTGATGTGGATTCTTCCGCTATATATTTCGATCTTTAATCTCTTATTGTAAATGCAATTATTTAATCACCTACATTCTGCTACCTAAATTATCCTATGATAtgccaaatttaaagtatatagtATGAATTTGTGTCTCCAGATTGTGGTAGTGGTGCTTGTTCGCCAACTCCTTCCAAAAGTTCGAGTGATACAGCCAGAGAGACCCCTCATCCGAAGAAAGCAACCCGCCCAAGCAAGTCACCTGCATCCAGTAGTTCTTCCTCTATCACCTCCCAGAAGAACAATTCTATTAGGTTCCGCCGCACAAAATCAAATGTCATAAGCTCCTGTAAGCTGGATTTAAGAAAATCCCCTGATGCAAAATTGAAACGGACTGTTTCACTGGCATCTTCATTGGAGCTGGATAATGAAGATGAACAGAAGAATCAAAATCCTAGAGTTCAAGATTCAGCAGATACAGTTAGTTGTAGCAGTTCAAACTCAGAATTAAAGTCAACTCTATTTAACAAACCACCTGATGAAAAGGTCCATAGGTATGGTAATTCACGGTCAAGTTCTCGGGTTGTTCCACTGTTTGAGGATTACAATTATAATATGGATGTACCTGATGGAAACATCGATGAAGATGCACCCTTGAGTCACAAAGAGTATGAGAATTTCTGTTCTATCAGCAAACAGCTTGTTCAGATTGAAAATCAACAGTCCAGTTTGTTGAACCTCCTCCAGGT is a window from the Nicotiana tomentosiformis chromosome 10, ASM39032v3, whole genome shotgun sequence genome containing:
- the LOC104097376 gene encoding TORTIFOLIA1-like protein 4 — its product is MALQRQPSDLKNRVNTCLNRLSDRDTLTVATNELESIARNLNSEGFGAFLTCISSTDSSDKSPVRRQCVRLIGVLSASHGDALSPHLVKMLSSVLRRLRDPDSAVRSACVEAVSSIASEITQPPFSSILKPLIDAIMHEQDINSQIGASLCLAAAIEASPDPEPAELKKLLPKLLKLVKNDSFKAKPALLSLIGSVVSVGGASSKNVLNSIVPITVEFLSSYDWTVRKAAAETLGRLAVAERELLSELKAFCITSLDNKRFDKVKVVRETMNRALEWWNEVPGTSDDVLPQSLSKFPPKDCGSGACSPTPSKSSSDTARETPHPKKATRPSKSPASSSSSSITSQKNNSIRFRRTKSNVISSCKLDLRKSPDAKLKRTVSLASSLELDNEDEQKNQNPRVQDSADTVSCSSSNSELKSTLFNKPPDEKVHRYGNSRSSSRVVPLFEDYNYNMDVPDGNIDEDAPLSHKEYENFCSISKQLVQIENQQSSLLNLLQGFIGSSRNGMSSLEKRVNGLERLLDEMQHDLGITTGRISNTDFTGTTCFMLPRAEFLSPKFWRSSEGQNSNSRISFSTGSQNTTMYSQPETDATTKMLNQENLMGQKQNKNLSSLNHMGVTQNEHNLSLHSSSGRRKERIARDGETAGFCHVGRLDGTSFANCIQQQT